One Chroogloeocystis siderophila 5.2 s.c.1 DNA segment encodes these proteins:
- a CDS encoding alpha/beta fold hydrolase → MAYFYRVSLPQTTHPVKLNVHIQGHGFPILCLHGHPGSGRSLSVFTNHLSQRFRTIAPDLRGYGSSRTQQNFTMNDHLLDLEALIDSLKIQRCLFLGWSLGGILAMELALKLPDRVSGLILVATAARPRGNHPPISWQDNVYTGVASILNWLQPSWQWNIETFGKRSLYRYLIQQHSPTAYRYLATDAIAAYLQTSAAAQRALNTALRSGYNRLADLHKITCPSLMLAGASDRHITAESSHETARYLKNCQWQCYANTAHLFPWEIPQMVLRDIDAWIAQYPEVVEEE, encoded by the coding sequence ATGGCTTATTTTTATCGAGTGTCTTTACCTCAAACTACTCACCCTGTCAAGCTCAACGTTCATATTCAAGGACACGGCTTTCCGATCCTTTGCTTACACGGTCATCCAGGCTCAGGGCGTAGTCTATCGGTGTTTACGAACCATTTATCGCAGCGTTTCCGTACGATCGCCCCCGATTTACGCGGCTATGGTAGCAGTCGCACACAACAAAATTTTACAATGAACGATCACTTGCTCGACTTAGAAGCACTGATAGATAGCTTGAAAATTCAGCGCTGCTTATTCCTCGGCTGGTCGTTGGGCGGAATTTTGGCGATGGAACTCGCGCTTAAATTGCCTGATCGCGTCAGCGGGTTAATCCTCGTTGCCACCGCAGCGCGTCCCAGAGGGAATCATCCGCCGATTAGCTGGCAAGATAATGTGTATACTGGTGTAGCATCTATTCTGAATTGGTTACAACCGAGTTGGCAGTGGAATATTGAGACTTTTGGCAAGCGATCGCTCTATCGCTACCTCATTCAACAACATTCACCAACCGCCTATCGCTATCTTGCTACTGACGCGATCGCTGCGTACCTGCAAACTTCTGCGGCTGCACAACGCGCGTTGAATACAGCGCTGCGATCAGGTTATAATCGCCTCGCCGATTTACACAAGATTACGTGTCCGAGCTTGATGCTCGCCGGAGCAAGCGATCGCCATATCACTGCTGAATCAAGTCACGAAACGGCTCGGTACTTGAAAAACTGTCAATGGCAATGCTATGCCAATACCGCGCATCTTTTCCCTTGGGAAATTCCCCAGATGGTGTTACGCGATATTGACGCGTGGATAGCTCAATATCCAGAAGTCGTTGAGGAAGAGTGA
- a CDS encoding Mini-ribonuclease 3 translates to MLPTLAEDLLQLQQASPSALAYLGDAVYELYIRRYYLLPPKRSQVYHRLVVAQVRAEAQASHLRSLTPYLTSTELDIVRRGRNATTKPPKRIEPEIYQQASSLETLVGYLFLTDCQRLAQLLHKLDFEQNQNE, encoded by the coding sequence CTGCTACCAACCTTGGCTGAAGATTTATTACAGCTACAGCAAGCTTCTCCAAGCGCTTTGGCATATTTAGGAGATGCAGTTTATGAGCTTTACATTAGGCGTTATTACTTACTGCCACCAAAGCGATCGCAGGTTTATCATCGATTAGTAGTGGCACAGGTAAGAGCAGAAGCACAAGCATCACATTTGCGATCGCTCACTCCTTACCTTACCAGTACTGAATTAGATATAGTCCGTCGTGGTCGGAATGCGACAACGAAGCCGCCAAAGCGTATCGAACCAGAAATTTATCAACAAGCATCGAGTTTAGAAACCTTAGTCGGCTACCTATTTCTCACTGACTGTCAGCGTTTGGCTCAGTTATTACACAAGCTAGACTTTGAGCAAAATCAAAATGAGTGA
- the carA gene encoding glutamine-hydrolyzing carbamoyl-phosphate synthase small subunit codes for MSLFDAKPALLVLADGTAYRGFSFGATGTTIGEVVFNTGMTGYQEVLTDPSYYGQIVVFTYPELGNTGVNPDDEESHKPQIRGAVTRNICYKPSNWRSTASLPDYLTQHNVPGIYGIDTRALTRKIRALGAMNGGISTEILDEAELLEQVITAPSMKGLNLVREVTTAKVYEWSDPTTAIWEFKPVNQENTAEPLTVVAIDFGVKRNILRRLASYGCRIIVVPVNTPPEEILKYNPDGIFLSNGPGDPAPVTEGIETTKALLASQKPMFGICMGHQILGHALGAETFKLKFGHRGLNQPAGSKQRVEITSQNHSFAIDANSLPDADIEITHLNLNDSTVAGLRHKSLPLFSVQYHPEASPGPHDADYLFEQFVQLMREAKQDQRQSISLF; via the coding sequence ATGTCCCTATTTGACGCTAAACCAGCGCTGCTTGTCCTTGCAGATGGAACTGCTTATCGTGGTTTTTCGTTCGGCGCTACCGGAACCACTATTGGGGAAGTTGTTTTCAATACTGGCATGACAGGCTATCAAGAAGTCTTAACAGACCCCAGTTATTACGGACAAATTGTTGTCTTTACCTATCCTGAACTCGGTAACACAGGCGTAAATCCCGACGATGAAGAATCGCATAAGCCGCAAATCCGAGGTGCAGTAACGCGCAACATCTGCTACAAACCGAGCAATTGGCGTTCTACAGCTAGCTTGCCAGATTACCTCACACAGCACAACGTTCCTGGCATTTATGGAATTGATACTCGCGCGCTCACTCGTAAAATTCGGGCTTTAGGTGCTATGAATGGCGGAATTTCCACCGAAATTCTTGACGAAGCTGAGTTACTAGAGCAAGTCATCACAGCGCCTAGCATGAAAGGCTTGAATTTAGTGCGTGAAGTAACAACTGCTAAGGTTTACGAATGGTCAGACCCCACAACCGCGATTTGGGAATTTAAGCCCGTTAATCAAGAAAATACCGCAGAACCTTTGACGGTTGTTGCGATTGACTTTGGGGTGAAGCGTAACATTCTTCGCCGCCTAGCGAGTTATGGCTGTCGGATCATTGTTGTTCCTGTCAACACTCCTCCTGAAGAAATTCTCAAATACAACCCTGATGGAATTTTTCTCTCTAATGGTCCTGGTGACCCCGCACCCGTTACCGAAGGAATCGAAACAACCAAAGCACTCCTAGCGAGTCAAAAGCCAATGTTTGGCATTTGTATGGGACATCAAATTTTAGGTCACGCGCTAGGCGCAGAAACCTTTAAGCTTAAGTTTGGGCATCGCGGTCTTAACCAACCCGCTGGTTCAAAGCAGCGAGTCGAAATCACGAGTCAAAACCACAGTTTTGCGATCGATGCCAATTCCTTACCAGATGCGGATATTGAGATTACCCACCTCAATCTCAACGATTCGACGGTTGCAGGGCTGCGACATAAATCACTACCTCTATTTTCAGTGCAGTATCACCCAGAAGCTAGCCCTGGTCCTCATGACGCGGATTATTTATTTGAGCAGTTTGTACAATTGATGCGCGAAGCTAAACAGGATCAGCGACAAAGCATTAGTCTTTTTTAA
- a CDS encoding STAS domain-containing protein produces the protein MTVSLRGTREVRDNYQLFRFTGLLDAFSEPTFRKVIGKCIDEGPKNIILDLSQIDFVDSSGLGALVQLAKQAQNAGGTSQIVTNARVTQTVKLVRLEQFLSLRPSVEAALENVKQS, from the coding sequence ATCACGGTTAGTTTGAGAGGAACCCGTGAAGTGCGGGACAATTATCAGTTGTTTCGATTTACAGGGTTGTTAGATGCTTTTTCTGAACCAACCTTTCGTAAGGTAATTGGCAAATGTATCGATGAAGGACCAAAAAATATTATTTTGGATCTTTCTCAAATCGACTTTGTTGATAGCTCAGGTCTAGGGGCACTGGTGCAACTTGCAAAACAAGCACAAAATGCTGGTGGCACTTCACAAATCGTGACTAACGCCCGCGTGACTCAAACAGTTAAGCTAGTTCGGTTAGAGCAGTTTCTCTCACTGCGTCCTTCAGTCGAAGCCGCGCTAGAAAACGTTAAACAGTCATGA
- a CDS encoding DUF1816 domain-containing protein: MKTFWDSFKEVLTNLFHSFGWAWWVEIVTQNPRCTYYFGPFLSVKEANAAKAGYIEDLEQEGAQGIIVKVKRCKPKNLTVADDLGVVQPKATPIFSGQM, from the coding sequence ATGAAAACATTTTGGGATAGTTTTAAAGAAGTTTTAACTAATCTCTTTCACAGCTTTGGCTGGGCTTGGTGGGTAGAAATTGTTACACAAAATCCGCGCTGCACGTACTACTTCGGTCCTTTCTTGAGCGTTAAAGAAGCAAACGCTGCCAAGGCTGGATATATTGAGGATTTAGAGCAAGAAGGTGCGCAAGGAATCATTGTAAAAGTCAAGCGTTGCAAACCCAAGAATTTAACGGTTGCTGACGACTTGGGAGTTGTGCAGCCTAAAGCCACACCCATATTTAGCGGTCAGATGTAG
- the rlmB gene encoding 23S rRNA (guanosine(2251)-2'-O)-methyltransferase RlmB produces MANKPQKFRSTGGAKRDKPVKIRESSKPLLKSPNQGRTARARPTVNHAVSNTNLQNLTEDNDLIYGRHPVLAALESQRHLNRIWITSRLRYDPRFHSLISQAKEKGTVIDEVEPKRLDQITHHANHQGIAAQIAPYAYSDLGELIERAKAIAESPVIVAAEGITDPHNLGAIIRTAEAIGAQGLVIPQRRAVGITSSVMKAAAGALEKIPVARVVNFSRALEELKEAGFWIYGTAATASQPLHTVQFTGSVVLVIGAEGEGLSLLTQRCCDVLVSIPLLGDTPSLNASVAAGMALYEIFRQRWLNMLHLEKLK; encoded by the coding sequence ATGGCTAACAAACCACAAAAATTTAGATCTACGGGCGGGGCAAAGCGCGATAAGCCAGTCAAAATTAGAGAAAGCTCTAAACCTTTGCTCAAATCTCCCAATCAGGGTCGCACTGCACGAGCAAGACCTACAGTGAATCATGCTGTTAGTAACACAAATTTACAAAATTTAACAGAAGACAACGATCTCATTTACGGTCGTCACCCTGTTCTAGCTGCTTTGGAGAGTCAAAGACATTTAAATCGAATTTGGATTACTTCGCGATTGCGCTACGATCCCCGCTTTCATTCTTTGATTTCACAAGCAAAAGAAAAAGGAACAGTTATCGATGAAGTTGAACCTAAGCGTTTAGATCAAATCACGCATCATGCAAATCACCAAGGGATCGCTGCACAAATTGCCCCATATGCGTATAGCGATCTTGGTGAATTAATTGAGCGAGCAAAAGCGATCGCCGAATCACCTGTTATTGTGGCAGCTGAAGGTATTACCGATCCCCACAATTTGGGAGCAATTATTCGGACGGCTGAAGCGATTGGAGCGCAAGGGCTTGTCATCCCGCAAAGACGAGCAGTCGGAATTACATCGAGTGTTATGAAAGCCGCCGCTGGTGCTTTGGAAAAAATCCCTGTCGCCAGAGTAGTTAACTTCAGCCGTGCTTTAGAAGAACTCAAGGAGGCAGGATTTTGGATTTATGGTACAGCCGCAACCGCAAGCCAACCGCTGCATACAGTCCAATTTACAGGATCAGTAGTGTTAGTGATTGGTGCTGAGGGTGAGGGCTTGAGCTTGTTAACACAACGTTGCTGTGACGTGTTAGTGTCAATTCCACTTTTGGGTGATACTCCTAGCTTAAATGCCTCAGTCGCAGCCGGAATGGCTTTGTATGAAATTTTTCGCCAACGTTGGTTAAATATGCTTCATTTAGAAAAATTAAAATAA